The following are encoded together in the Oceanobacillus zhaokaii genome:
- a CDS encoding heterodisulfide reductase-related iron-sulfur binding cluster, giving the protein MDTFLIINWIAFLAITIYAVYLFIKVVTTRIAYIRLGKKSAFDSEIKLRLQRIAKNVFGQSKLLKDKKSGIIHVMMFYGFILVQFGAIDMFIKGLSPGNHLPFGVVYPGFVFFQELVTLMILVAVAGAFYRRYMEKIVRLKRGFKAGLVLLFIGTLMVSVLFGNGMTQIWLEHEATWAEPVASVIAAGFSFLTPTTAMVLFYIAWWVHTLTLLTFLVYVPQSKHAHLIAAPVNVFLSKEKPLKLQKVDFEMDEEEEEEIAFGVGKIEDFQQHQMVDFYACVECGRCTDVCPASGTGKMLSPMDIMIKLRDHLTEKGAAITGKTAWVPSYAFANAAGNQVSAGGEAAATIQHANLIGDVITVEELSGCTTCGNCQDACPVNNEHVGTILDMRRYLVMTEGKMDTDAQRAVTNIERQGNPWGLSKKDRIKWREEDESVTIPTVKELQKEGKDFEYLFWVSSMGSYDSRSQKIALAFAKLMNQAGISFAILGNTETNSGDTARRIGNEFLFQEITEKNIKTFTKYDVKKIVTIDPHAFNLFKNEYPDFGFKAEVYHHTQLLYDLVKSGKLRPQREINERLTYHDSCYLGRYNGVYDPPREILQTIPGLEVVEMDRSRENGMCCGAGGGLMWTEETTGNRINVARTEQALAVQPTMISTACPFCLTMITDGTKAKEVEEDISTMDVAEILALSVFTEEEEKIA; this is encoded by the coding sequence ATGGATACTTTTCTAATAATCAATTGGATCGCATTTCTAGCAATAACAATTTATGCAGTTTATCTATTTATTAAAGTCGTGACCACCCGCATTGCTTATATAAGACTCGGGAAAAAGTCAGCGTTTGATAGCGAGATAAAGCTTAGACTGCAGCGAATCGCCAAAAATGTATTCGGTCAATCAAAACTATTAAAGGATAAGAAATCAGGAATAATTCACGTGATGATGTTCTACGGATTTATCCTTGTGCAATTTGGTGCGATTGATATGTTTATCAAGGGGTTATCACCAGGAAACCATTTGCCCTTTGGCGTCGTGTATCCTGGATTTGTATTTTTCCAAGAACTAGTTACCTTGATGATTCTAGTAGCGGTTGCTGGCGCATTCTATCGCCGCTATATGGAAAAGATTGTCCGGTTAAAACGTGGATTTAAAGCAGGCCTTGTCTTATTATTTATCGGTACGTTGATGGTTTCTGTATTATTTGGAAATGGCATGACACAAATTTGGCTGGAACATGAGGCAACCTGGGCTGAGCCAGTTGCAAGTGTGATAGCTGCTGGATTTAGCTTTCTAACACCAACCACAGCGATGGTGCTGTTTTATATTGCCTGGTGGGTACATACGTTGACATTACTCACATTTTTAGTCTATGTCCCTCAATCGAAGCATGCTCATTTAATTGCTGCACCTGTGAATGTTTTCTTAAGTAAAGAGAAGCCACTAAAATTACAGAAGGTTGATTTTGAAATGGATGAAGAAGAGGAAGAAGAAATTGCTTTCGGTGTTGGAAAAATAGAGGATTTCCAGCAGCATCAAATGGTTGATTTCTATGCATGTGTTGAATGTGGCAGATGTACCGATGTATGCCCAGCCAGTGGCACAGGAAAAATGTTGTCGCCGATGGATATTATGATTAAGCTTCGCGACCATTTAACAGAAAAGGGGGCAGCAATAACTGGTAAAACCGCATGGGTACCTTCCTATGCCTTTGCGAATGCAGCAGGTAATCAAGTAAGTGCTGGAGGAGAAGCTGCAGCAACGATTCAGCACGCGAATCTTATTGGTGATGTAATCACTGTAGAAGAACTCTCTGGCTGTACGACCTGTGGTAATTGTCAGGATGCATGTCCTGTAAATAATGAGCATGTTGGCACGATCCTTGATATGCGCCGTTATCTAGTCATGACAGAAGGGAAAATGGATACGGATGCCCAACGTGCAGTTACGAACATTGAACGCCAAGGAAATCCATGGGGCCTATCCAAGAAGGACAGGATTAAATGGCGTGAGGAGGATGAATCTGTAACTATCCCGACAGTGAAAGAACTGCAAAAGGAAGGAAAAGATTTTGAATATCTTTTCTGGGTTAGCTCGATGGGGTCTTATGATAGTCGTAGCCAGAAAATTGCACTCGCCTTTGCAAAACTAATGAATCAGGCAGGTATTAGCTTCGCAATCCTTGGAAATACAGAAACAAATTCAGGAGATACTGCTCGCAGAATTGGCAATGAGTTCTTATTCCAGGAAATTACGGAGAAGAATATTAAGACCTTTACAAAATATGATGTGAAGAAAATTGTTACGATTGATCCACATGCATTTAATCTATTTAAAAATGAATATCCAGATTTTGGTTTCAAGGCAGAAGTATATCATCATACACAATTGTTATATGACCTTGTGAAATCTGGTAAACTGCGACCACAGCGGGAAATAAATGAAAGACTGACATACCATGATTCTTGTTATTTAGGTAGATATAACGGTGTTTATGATCCGCCAAGGGAAATATTACAAACTATTCCTGGTCTGGAAGTAGTTGAAATGGACCGCAGTCGTGAAAATGGAATGTGCTGTGGTGCTGGTGGCGGATTGATGTGGACAGAAGAAACGACAGGAAACCGAATCAATGTTGCACGAACAGAGCAGGCGCTTGCTGTTCAGCCGACGATGATTTCTACGGCTTGCCCATTCTGTTTAACGATGATTACAGATGGAACGAAGGCGAAAGAAGTGGAGGAAGATATAAGTACAATGGATGTTGCTGAGATTCTGGCATTATCCGTTTTCACTGAAGAGGAAGAGAAAATAGCTTAG
- the argS gene encoding arginine--tRNA ligase yields MNVLEQTEETLKQEIKAAVLGAKLATEEELPTIVLDKPKDKSHGDFASNIAMQLARIAKKAPRQIADEIVATLDQSKASIEKVEIAGPGFINFFMKNDFLGEIIPTILKAKDAYGKTDAGKGKRIQIEFVSVNPTGDLHLGHARGAAFGDVLCNVLDAAGYNVEREYYINDAGNQIDNLGLSVEARYLQEVGQDAEMPEDGYHGQAIIDIAKALVAEYGDEWATKEKAERIEFFKEYGLKASLANIEKDLEEFGVHFDNWFSERSLYKNDKISDALETLKNGNHIYEQDGATWFKTTDLGDDKDRVLIKKDGSYTYFTPDIAYHKDKLDRGFDKIINVWGADHHGYIPRMRAAIQALGYPADKMEVKIIQMVNLFEGGEKVRMSKRTGKAVSLKDLMEEVGVDATRYTFITRSNDSQLDFDMDLARSQTNENPVYYVQYAHARICTMLEQAKNKGFDIDGEYDVSRLTAEKEVDLLKKLGEFPQMIADAAEMETPHKVTQYVFNLATLLHSFYNAEKVLDQDNQEQTSARIALMKAVRITIENALQLIGVTAPEKM; encoded by the coding sequence ATGAACGTTTTAGAACAAACGGAAGAAACATTAAAGCAGGAAATTAAGGCCGCCGTTCTTGGGGCAAAGCTTGCGACAGAAGAAGAGCTGCCAACAATTGTATTAGATAAACCGAAAGATAAATCACACGGGGATTTCGCATCTAATATTGCGATGCAGCTTGCGAGAATTGCGAAGAAGGCTCCTCGCCAAATTGCTGATGAGATTGTAGCAACCCTTGATCAATCAAAAGCATCCATTGAAAAGGTAGAGATTGCAGGACCCGGATTCATTAACTTCTTCATGAAAAATGATTTTCTCGGAGAAATCATCCCAACTATTTTAAAAGCAAAAGATGCATACGGAAAAACGGATGCAGGAAAAGGGAAAAGAATTCAGATAGAATTTGTCTCCGTTAATCCAACAGGAGACCTTCATCTAGGACACGCACGCGGTGCGGCGTTTGGTGATGTATTGTGCAATGTGCTCGATGCTGCGGGTTATAATGTTGAACGTGAATATTATATTAATGATGCCGGAAATCAAATCGATAATCTAGGTTTATCTGTTGAGGCACGTTATCTTCAAGAAGTCGGACAGGATGCTGAAATGCCTGAAGACGGTTATCATGGTCAAGCAATCATCGACATTGCAAAAGCGCTTGTAGCGGAGTATGGCGATGAATGGGCAACGAAGGAAAAAGCAGAGCGAATTGAATTTTTCAAGGAATACGGATTAAAAGCATCGCTTGCAAATATTGAAAAAGATTTGGAAGAGTTCGGCGTGCATTTTGACAACTGGTTCTCAGAAAGATCATTATATAAGAATGATAAAATTTCCGATGCCTTAGAAACATTGAAAAATGGCAACCACATTTATGAGCAGGATGGTGCTACATGGTTTAAAACGACAGATCTTGGAGATGACAAGGATCGGGTTTTAATTAAAAAAGATGGTAGCTACACTTACTTCACACCTGACATTGCATATCATAAGGATAAACTGGATCGCGGCTTTGATAAAATAATCAACGTCTGGGGCGCTGACCACCATGGCTATATACCAAGAATGCGTGCAGCAATCCAAGCATTAGGTTATCCAGCAGATAAAATGGAAGTAAAAATTATTCAAATGGTTAACCTTTTTGAAGGCGGAGAAAAGGTTCGCATGAGTAAACGTACAGGGAAAGCAGTTTCCTTAAAAGATTTAATGGAAGAAGTTGGTGTTGATGCAACACGGTACACTTTCATTACACGTTCCAATGATTCACAGCTTGATTTCGACATGGATTTAGCGAGATCACAAACAAATGAAAATCCTGTTTACTATGTTCAGTATGCACATGCAAGAATTTGTACGATGCTGGAACAGGCTAAAAACAAAGGATTTGATATCGATGGAGAATACGATGTATCACGACTAACCGCTGAAAAAGAAGTTGACTTATTAAAGAAACTCGGTGAATTCCCACAAATGATTGCAGATGCAGCAGAAATGGAAACACCGCATAAAGTCACACAATATGTCTTTAATTTAGCAACCCTCTTGCATAGCTTCTATAATGCAGAGAAAGTGCTTGACCAAGATAATCAAGAACAAACAAGTGCCAGAATTGCTCTAATGAAAGCAGTTCGCATTACAATTGAAAATGCATTACAATTAATCGGCGTAACCGCACCAGAGAAAATGTAA
- a CDS encoding DUF1934 domain-containing protein gives MNTVQKRVRITLSVRINDQGQLEDNTSTHIGNYYRKGKMDVLTYEENIEDTATINNFITIQADKVSIKRTGVVSMTQKFRANQITENIYKHPHGTLHMETFTDAITHQQLDENNGGNLSISYKVKLNGQEERAHELVLHYKEEDSQ, from the coding sequence ATGAATACCGTCCAAAAGAGGGTTAGAATAACCTTGAGCGTAAGGATTAATGATCAAGGGCAGCTGGAAGATAATACATCAACACATATTGGCAACTATTATCGAAAAGGTAAAATGGATGTTCTCACGTATGAAGAGAATATCGAGGACACTGCTACGATTAATAATTTCATTACGATTCAAGCAGATAAAGTAAGTATTAAACGTACTGGTGTTGTATCAATGACACAGAAATTCCGCGCGAATCAAATTACGGAAAATATATACAAGCATCCACATGGAACACTACATATGGAAACTTTCACAGATGCCATAACCCATCAGCAACTGGATGAGAATAATGGGGGGAATTTAAGCATTTCCTATAAAGTGAAACTGAATGGGCAAGAAGAACGTGCTCATGAATTGGTGTTACATTACAAAGAGGAGGACTCACAATGA
- a CDS encoding transglycosylase domain-containing protein: MKHRLLFKRKNRIIIKLLIGMFISACLFLTGIYFISFLLGPPALISEQNTIYYSSNGEVIGEESGLGNRYWLNLDEMPSAFVDATLLIEDQHFFEHHGFDLKRIAGAIVKNVQSLTLREGASTLTQQYARNIFLSHEKTWTRKLKEAFYTIRLEMYYSKEEILEGYLNTVYYGHGAYGVEAASKYFFNKSAEKLDLAESAMLAGIPKGPTYYSPFNNEENASNRQAIILNVMRDNGAITNEEYNDAKAEELAYSETRKIDKEMVGPYFQDLVLSEAANLLDLEMNAIRTGGFNIYTTLDIDQQSTLEATTSSTISTQSDIEIGAIAMDPKSGAIRALIGGRDYQESTFNRAVDALRMPGSTFKPFLYYAALNNGYTASTLLESKPTTFMLEDGEVYAPSNYNDYYAEEPITLAQALSLSDNIYAVKTNLYLGADNLVKTARQFGITSDLPAVPSLALGTATVSLKEMVTAYGMLANGGRQIDGHTIEKITDQNGKVIFERKNKPGPLVLEPKQTFILTNLMTGMFDHNLDGYTAVTGASIADSLTRPYAGKSGTTNSDNWMIGYSPSLVTGIWTGYDDNRAMEVVAESAYAKKIWADFMEYAHKELPQENFIAPVGVVGIPIDPNTGALATPYCDTSVIMYFEKGTEPRRYCTEHFHEEDEFEVGPDKDKGIIERWFDLF, encoded by the coding sequence ATGAAACATCGTTTGCTTTTCAAAAGAAAAAATCGAATCATAATAAAACTTCTTATCGGCATGTTTATTTCCGCATGCTTATTTTTAACAGGAATCTATTTTATTAGTTTTCTATTAGGTCCACCTGCACTGATAAGTGAACAGAATACAATTTACTATAGTAGCAATGGAGAGGTCATCGGTGAGGAAAGTGGGCTTGGAAATAGATATTGGCTTAATTTGGATGAGATGCCTTCTGCGTTTGTAGATGCAACTTTACTGATTGAGGATCAACATTTCTTTGAGCATCATGGTTTTGACCTAAAACGAATTGCTGGAGCAATCGTAAAGAACGTTCAATCGCTCACTCTTAGAGAAGGAGCAAGTACATTGACACAGCAATACGCACGTAATATATTTTTATCCCATGAAAAAACATGGACACGAAAACTGAAGGAAGCTTTTTATACAATCCGTTTAGAAATGTATTATTCCAAAGAGGAGATTCTTGAAGGCTATCTAAACACAGTTTATTATGGGCACGGGGCATATGGCGTAGAAGCTGCCAGTAAGTATTTTTTTAATAAGTCAGCAGAAAAACTTGATTTGGCTGAATCGGCGATGCTTGCTGGTATTCCTAAAGGTCCAACCTATTATTCTCCGTTTAATAATGAGGAAAATGCTTCGAATCGACAAGCAATCATTTTAAACGTAATGCGTGATAATGGTGCAATAACAAATGAAGAATACAATGATGCTAAAGCAGAAGAGCTTGCCTACTCAGAAACTAGAAAAATAGATAAAGAAATGGTCGGTCCTTATTTCCAGGATTTAGTTTTGAGCGAAGCAGCAAATCTATTGGATCTGGAAATGAATGCGATTCGAACAGGAGGATTTAATATTTACACTACATTGGACATTGATCAGCAGTCCACACTTGAAGCTACAACTAGTTCAACAATTAGCACTCAAAGTGACATTGAAATCGGAGCAATCGCCATGGATCCAAAATCAGGCGCAATCCGTGCACTAATTGGAGGCAGAGATTACCAAGAGAGTACCTTTAATCGTGCTGTAGATGCACTGCGAATGCCTGGGTCAACCTTTAAGCCCTTCTTATACTATGCAGCATTAAATAATGGCTATACGGCAAGTACGCTTCTGGAAAGTAAACCGACAACCTTTATGCTTGAAGATGGCGAAGTGTATGCACCTAGTAATTATAACGATTATTATGCAGAAGAACCAATCACACTGGCACAGGCACTTTCACTTTCCGATAATATTTATGCTGTGAAAACGAATTTGTATTTAGGTGCTGATAATTTGGTCAAGACTGCAAGACAATTTGGAATTACGAGCGATTTACCAGCAGTACCTTCCCTTGCACTTGGCACCGCTACTGTTTCACTGAAAGAAATGGTAACAGCTTACGGTATGCTGGCAAATGGAGGAAGGCAGATTGATGGGCATACGATTGAAAAAATTACGGATCAAAATGGAAAGGTAATTTTTGAACGTAAAAACAAACCAGGTCCATTGGTACTCGAACCAAAGCAGACATTCATTCTAACTAATTTAATGACAGGTATGTTCGATCATAATCTTGATGGCTACACAGCAGTAACCGGCGCAAGCATTGCCGATAGTCTTACTCGACCTTACGCAGGAAAATCAGGAACGACGAATTCGGATAATTGGATGATCGGCTATAGCCCAAGCTTAGTAACGGGAATTTGGACTGGATATGATGATAATCGTGCAATGGAAGTAGTTGCAGAATCAGCCTACGCTAAGAAAATTTGGGCGGATTTCATGGAATATGCCCATAAAGAATTACCCCAAGAAAATTTCATTGCTCCTGTTGGTGTCGTTGGTATTCCGATTGATCCCAACACTGGTGCACTTGCTACACCTTATTGTGACACAAGTGTTATTATGTATTTTGAGAAGGGGACTGAGCCAAGGCGTTATTGTACGGAGCATTTTCATGAAGAAGATGAATTTGAAGTTGGGCCGGATAAAGATAAAGGAATTATTGAGCGGTGGTTTGATTTGTTTTAG
- a CDS encoding YwhD family protein, with protein sequence MSSDQNANKKKSNAFTIIKDDSTDGHGGYGSGVISLENMSPVIVDPNENKAYVDMGAMHARSEIERRVKIIPNREEVPNGLLYWIVWVNVDRNENGPYYGGVAGSEIIIDRSIKRAYKSMPQHVTHMEKSLKGKIVVDHMDEPSKKLLKDFLVEFNEVMWNNSTDELKNALPE encoded by the coding sequence ATGAGTTCAGATCAGAATGCAAATAAAAAGAAAAGCAATGCTTTTACAATCATAAAAGACGATTCGACGGATGGTCATGGTGGATATGGTTCAGGTGTGATTAGCTTGGAAAATATGTCGCCTGTAATCGTTGATCCGAATGAAAACAAGGCGTATGTTGATATGGGTGCAATGCACGCAAGAAGCGAAATCGAACGACGCGTGAAGATTATTCCAAATCGTGAAGAAGTGCCAAACGGACTGCTTTACTGGATTGTTTGGGTGAACGTCGATCGCAATGAAAACGGACCATACTACGGTGGAGTCGCTGGTAGTGAAATCATAATCGATCGCTCAATTAAACGTGCCTATAAGTCAATGCCCCAGCATGTCACACATATGGAAAAGTCATTAAAAGGAAAAATTGTCGTAGATCATATGGATGAGCCTTCGAAAAAATTGCTAAAAGACTTTTTAGTGGAATTTAATGAAGTAATGTGGAATAATTCAACAGACGAGTTGAAAAACGCACTTCCAGAATAA
- a CDS encoding YwgA family protein: protein MLTNHAKIMQFFSMADGVTGRKKLQKMIYILQKCNIPFEEKYHFHVYGPYSEELTLRVEELCNFGFLDEVKEDKSNYFQYNYTITTDGEAFLEQFNLDMPSYQNKVDMLKARSSRFLELVSTMLYFDDLPIKETIEKVHTVKPKQKFSEDEIEEAISFIKEITQS from the coding sequence TTGTTAACCAATCATGCAAAAATCATGCAGTTTTTTTCGATGGCTGATGGGGTGACAGGCCGGAAGAAGCTGCAAAAGATGATTTATATTTTGCAGAAATGCAATATTCCATTTGAGGAAAAGTACCATTTTCATGTTTATGGCCCGTATTCAGAGGAGCTCACATTACGTGTCGAGGAGCTCTGCAATTTTGGATTTTTAGATGAAGTGAAGGAAGATAAAAGTAATTATTTCCAGTATAATTACACGATTACAACGGATGGTGAAGCCTTTTTAGAGCAATTTAATTTGGATATGCCAAGTTATCAAAATAAGGTGGACATGCTGAAGGCAAGGAGCTCACGCTTCTTAGAACTTGTTTCTACGATGCTTTATTTCGATGACTTACCGATTAAGGAAACGATTGAAAAAGTGCACACAGTTAAGCCAAAGCAGAAATTTAGTGAGGATGAAATCGAAGAAGCAATAAGCTTTATTAAGGAAATCACGCAATCGTAA
- a CDS encoding HD domain-containing protein — translation MAYRDEQLSEEKVFKDPVHRYVHVRDRVVWDLIATPEFQRLRRIKQLGTTNLTFHGAEHSRFNHSLGVYEIVRRIISNFQDRPHWNKEERLLCLCAALLHDLGHGPFSHSFEKVFKLDHEYFTQQIIVGDTNINKVLERVNPGFSRDVADVIAKTYKDKLVVSLISSQIDADRMDYLQRDAYFTGVSYGHFDMERILRVMRPIEDQVVIKSTGMHAVEDYIMSRYQMYWQVYFHPVTRSAEVILSKILLRAKVLFEAEDFTFKLEPKHFLSFFNEDVKLADYLKLDDSIVFYYFQQWQDENDEILRDLCARFMNRHLFKYVEYTPNQPIDKWMELSRLFVEAGIDPEYYLVLDSSSDLPYDFYRPGEEGERLPINLLMPDGEVKELSRQSDIVEAISGKRRTDHKLYFPKDRIEALTDDGIKQRMKEILYN, via the coding sequence ATGGCATATAGAGATGAACAATTATCTGAGGAGAAAGTTTTCAAAGACCCTGTCCACCGTTATGTTCACGTGAGGGATAGGGTTGTTTGGGATTTAATCGCAACCCCGGAATTTCAGCGGCTGCGACGAATCAAACAACTAGGAACAACGAATTTGACGTTTCATGGCGCGGAACATAGCAGATTTAATCATTCACTAGGTGTTTACGAAATCGTTAGAAGAATTATTAGTAATTTCCAGGATCGTCCACATTGGAATAAAGAGGAGCGTCTACTCTGTTTATGTGCGGCGTTATTGCATGACTTAGGACATGGACCTTTCTCGCATTCTTTTGAAAAAGTGTTCAAGCTCGACCATGAATACTTTACCCAGCAGATTATTGTTGGTGACACAAACATTAATAAAGTATTGGAACGGGTAAACCCTGGTTTTTCCAGAGATGTTGCGGATGTTATTGCAAAGACATATAAGGATAAATTAGTTGTTAGTTTAATTTCCAGCCAAATTGATGCAGACCGTATGGATTACCTGCAGCGGGATGCCTACTTTACAGGGGTGAGCTACGGTCATTTTGATATGGAGCGGATTTTACGTGTCATGCGTCCAATCGAGGATCAAGTGGTCATTAAGTCAACAGGGATGCATGCGGTGGAAGATTATATTATGAGTCGCTACCAAATGTATTGGCAAGTATACTTTCATCCTGTGACGAGAAGCGCTGAGGTTATTCTGTCGAAAATTTTGCTGCGTGCAAAGGTGTTGTTTGAAGCAGAAGACTTTACTTTCAAGCTTGAACCAAAGCATTTTCTTTCATTTTTCAATGAAGATGTAAAGCTTGCGGATTATCTGAAGCTTGATGATTCGATTGTTTTTTATTACTTCCAGCAATGGCAGGATGAGAATGACGAGATATTACGTGATTTATGTGCACGTTTCATGAATCGTCATTTATTCAAATATGTCGAATATACACCAAATCAACCGATAGATAAGTGGATGGAGCTATCAAGATTATTCGTTGAAGCTGGGATCGATCCAGAATATTATCTTGTGCTCGATTCTTCCTCTGATTTGCCTTATGACTTCTATCGACCTGGTGAAGAGGGAGAGCGACTTCCAATAAATTTATTAATGCCGGATGGTGAGGTAAAAGAACTTTCCAGACAGTCTGATATTGTGGAAGCAATCTCAGGAAAAAGACGGACAGATCACAAGCTCTATTTTCCGAAAGATCGGATTGAGGCGCTTACGGATGACGGGATTAAACAACGGATGAAAGAGATTTTATATAATTAA
- a CDS encoding lipoate--protein ligase family protein yields MKNWHEVITHETFRYVDHSIEKKINSKPNTALTSFAVDDALATCVSNGESAPVMRLWVHPKTVVLGIPDAKLPYIDEGVPFLTQQGYHTVIRNSGGLAVVLDEGVLNLSLVIPGVHDLSIHDCYEAMVSFVQYMLRDLTDKIEAYEIVGSYCPGDYDLSINGKKFAGISQRRIKDGAAIQIYLDVEGNSEERASLIRDFYKISKKEEQTKFVYPTVDPDVMASLSELLGQKLTVEEMKERVHSALENFSKEIVVQDFSDSELEVFEKRYIQMIKRNEKIAQM; encoded by the coding sequence ATGAAAAATTGGCATGAAGTCATTACCCATGAAACTTTTAGATATGTGGATCATTCTATTGAAAAAAAAATAAATTCAAAACCAAATACTGCTTTAACATCATTCGCTGTGGATGATGCACTTGCGACATGCGTAAGCAATGGGGAATCTGCACCTGTGATGCGATTATGGGTTCACCCTAAAACTGTCGTACTTGGAATACCAGATGCAAAGCTACCCTATATCGATGAGGGAGTGCCATTTTTAACGCAGCAAGGCTATCATACTGTCATAAGAAATTCTGGCGGACTTGCGGTCGTATTGGATGAGGGGGTGCTCAATCTTTCGCTCGTCATTCCAGGTGTACATGATCTCTCTATTCATGACTGTTATGAAGCGATGGTTAGCTTTGTCCAATATATGCTTCGTGATCTAACAGATAAAATTGAAGCATATGAAATTGTTGGCTCTTATTGCCCTGGTGATTACGATTTAAGTATTAATGGCAAGAAATTTGCAGGGATCTCACAGAGAAGAATCAAAGATGGTGCAGCAATCCAAATTTACTTAGATGTGGAGGGGAATAGCGAGGAACGCGCCTCCCTCATTCGCGATTTTTACAAAATTAGTAAAAAAGAGGAACAAACCAAATTCGTCTACCCTACAGTAGACCCTGATGTGATGGCATCTTTATCAGAGTTACTTGGCCAGAAATTAACTGTCGAGGAAATGAAAGAGCGCGTACATTCTGCTTTAGAGAATTTCAGTAAAGAGATTGTGGTTCAGGACTTTAGTGATAGTGAGCTCGAGGTATTCGAAAAAAGATACATCCAGATGATTAAGCGGAATGAGAAGATAGCTCAGATGTAG
- the pta gene encoding phosphate acetyltransferase, which yields MSQLFDQLTSKVSSKNKKIVFPEGLDERILTAASKLSAEGIVEPILIGNKEEVSKKAEAVGADVSSLTIIDSADYAEFDAMVAAFVERRKGKATEEDARKILLDENYFGTMLVYMDKADGLVSGAAHSTSDTVRPALQIIKTKEGLKKTSGVFIMVRDDEKYVFADCAINIAPDSQDLAEIAAESAVTAKLFDIDPRVAMLSFSTKGSAKSEETEKVADALKLAKEKDSSLVIDGEFQFDAAFVPSVAEKKAPDSVIKGDANVFVFPSLEAGNIGYKIAQRLGGFEAVGPILQGLNKPVNDLSRGCNAEDVYNLAIITASQAVAAE from the coding sequence ATGAGCCAGCTATTTGATCAATTAACATCTAAAGTATCATCGAAAAATAAAAAAATCGTATTTCCAGAAGGATTAGATGAACGAATTCTGACTGCTGCTAGTAAACTAAGTGCAGAAGGAATTGTGGAGCCAATTTTAATTGGAAATAAAGAAGAAGTTAGTAAGAAAGCGGAAGCAGTTGGTGCAGACGTTTCTTCACTTACAATAATTGATTCAGCAGATTACGCTGAATTCGATGCAATGGTTGCGGCATTTGTTGAGCGCCGTAAAGGGAAAGCAACAGAAGAGGATGCACGTAAGATCCTTCTTGATGAAAACTATTTCGGAACTATGCTTGTTTATATGGATAAAGCAGATGGTTTAGTAAGTGGTGCTGCACATTCAACTTCAGATACTGTTCGCCCTGCATTACAAATCATTAAAACAAAAGAAGGTCTTAAGAAAACTTCAGGAGTATTCATCATGGTTCGTGATGATGAGAAATATGTGTTTGCTGACTGTGCAATCAATATAGCTCCTGACAGCCAGGATTTAGCCGAAATCGCAGCAGAGAGTGCTGTAACTGCTAAACTATTTGATATTGATCCACGTGTTGCAATGCTTAGTTTCTCAACGAAAGGGTCAGCAAAATCGGAGGAAACAGAAAAAGTTGCAGATGCATTGAAGCTTGCAAAAGAAAAAGATTCCTCACTTGTAATTGATGGTGAATTCCAATTTGACGCTGCATTCGTACCAAGTGTTGCAGAGAAAAAAGCTCCAGATTCAGTAATCAAAGGGGATGCAAACGTATTTGTTTTCCCAAGTCTAGAAGCAGGAAACATCGGCTATAAGATAGCACAACGTCTAGGTGGATTCGAAGCTGTTGGTCCTATTTTACAAGGATTAAACAAACCAGTTAATGACCTATCACGCGGGTGTAATGCTGAAGATGTGTATAACTTAGCAATCATTACTGCATCTCAGGCAGTAGCAGCTGAATAA